One Azospirillum sp. B510 genomic window carries:
- the tssJ gene encoding type VI secretion system lipoprotein TssJ — MRIRKTIWSAATLAAALALPACSSAPPAPTTISLTVAGATALNPDPSGRASPVMLRLYQLGPSDAFANADFFQVIDQDKATLGPTLLDRQEMAVQPGSRQTVTIQPKPDVRILAVAAAFRAYEEAGWRAMLAVEPNKANRFVLTAKASAITLTRRGEDDDESGDTAAETPDGNKPEGDKPEGGKPKTEGAKPDQQPAAKHNLIVKGPS; from the coding sequence ATGCGGATCCGGAAGACGATTTGGTCCGCCGCCACCCTGGCCGCGGCGCTGGCGCTGCCCGCCTGTTCCTCAGCGCCGCCGGCGCCGACCACGATCAGCCTGACGGTGGCGGGGGCGACGGCGCTGAACCCCGACCCCAGCGGCCGTGCCTCGCCGGTGATGCTGCGCCTCTATCAGCTCGGCCCCAGCGACGCCTTCGCCAACGCCGACTTCTTCCAGGTCATCGACCAGGACAAGGCGACGCTCGGCCCGACCCTGCTCGACCGGCAGGAGATGGCGGTGCAACCCGGCAGCCGCCAGACCGTCACCATCCAGCCCAAGCCGGACGTCAGGATCCTGGCCGTCGCCGCCGCCTTCCGCGCCTATGAGGAGGCGGGCTGGCGCGCCATGCTGGCGGTCGAGCCGAACAAGGCCAACCGCTTCGTCCTGACCGCCAAGGCCAGCGCCATCACGCTGACCCGCCGGGGCGAGGACGACGACGAGAGCGGCGACACGGCGGCGGAAACGCCCGACGGTAACAAGCCTGAAGGCGACAAGCCCGAAGGCGGCAAGCCGAAGACGGAAGGCGCCAAACCGGACCAACAGCCTGCCGCCAAACACAATCTGATCGTGAAGGGGCCGTCATGA
- the tssM gene encoding type VI secretion system membrane subunit TssM, with translation MLKPILSALTSLWFLTLAAALSLGALVWFVGPLIAVAGAFPLADATVRLGVAAGILLVWALAMQWSLYRHRSANDRMVQALSKATPATAAGAANGADPQAEAVGQETALLRTRLRDALDQLRKARFGGKWGQRYLYQLPWYLLIGAPGAGKTTALANSGLRFPLAAEMGHAALRDVGGTRNCDWWFTDEAVLIDTAGRYVTQDSQPAVDGRVWKNFIALLKRHRPRQPVNGILLAVSLADLTVWSEAERRSHAEQLKLRLKELRGQVGSRVPVYVLLTKADLIAGFAEFFDDLSREEREQVWGVTFPLDDGKSGDDAPVHRFGAEFDALTGRIARRVLDRVHGESDIQRRSLDTLFPAQMAALKPAIADLLAVIFEPNRYEERPLLRGVYLTSGTQTGAPVDRLAEMVAGSFGLERPVLPAASGGRSYFLTRTLREVVFAEAGLVGTDGGMERRRRLLRGGAMAAMLLAGLAVAAFWANSFTGNAALVAGVDAAAAKAQAELAPLATAPRSLTRVDDTDFAAIVPPLNTLRAIPAGWTEPPPPEMTGGLYQGGRLGRQGADIYARALDTVLLPRVFLRMEEQLRRERARPDYLFQALKVYLMLAGKGPLDKALVSEWMALEWMASLPGPAYDGVRRDLRGHLDTLLANPLPGLPLDEALVEEARQSLTRYPLAERGFTILRDRPEIQDLDDWRLVDNAGPLAGRVLVRPSGKPLSEGVPGLYSYDGFHKAVLPALPKVAKALVDENWVLGQPSSGPQALASARQLERGILAVYLDRYARQWDEMLGDVVIVPLRSLSQAADVLNTLSGPQSPLKLWLTAMVRQTTLVPGPTDKPADGKGPAAGGPVAGGPLAGAAQQAQAAGKAVESTGANAAYLARLAGVSLQPEGPPPGQPINDHFKALRALVQGEGGAPPKLDESLKLLGDLYQQIARAANAPDQNGALLAGLAGTAGAGDGKGAVAAQLRTLARDLPDPVGGMVAGVAQNAATVSAGGARAQINKAWQSTVLPFCRAALDNRFPMVAGSPVDVTAADFAKLFAPGGMIDQFFNTNLRPFVDMTVSPWAWQKVDQVDLGIPPAVLDQFERAARIRDSLFPAGAAAAKVVFEITPVELDAKATQVAMDIDGQTLIYQHGPPRPQVMKWPGAEGTSSVRLGFGPPLPGEPAGLSRQGPWALFHFLADGKLEPTPQPDRFTFAVTVGTRKAVFALRADSVNNPFGKNLLESFRCPTAL, from the coding sequence ATGCTGAAACCGATCCTGTCCGCCCTGACCTCCCTATGGTTCCTGACGCTGGCGGCGGCGCTGTCGCTGGGCGCGCTGGTCTGGTTCGTCGGGCCGCTGATCGCGGTGGCCGGCGCCTTCCCGCTGGCCGACGCGACCGTCCGGCTCGGGGTTGCGGCCGGCATCCTGCTGGTCTGGGCACTGGCGATGCAATGGTCGCTCTACCGCCACCGCAGCGCCAACGACCGCATGGTGCAGGCGTTGAGCAAGGCGACGCCGGCCACCGCCGCCGGTGCCGCCAACGGGGCCGATCCGCAGGCCGAGGCCGTCGGCCAGGAGACCGCCCTGCTGCGCACCCGGCTGCGCGACGCGCTCGACCAGCTGCGCAAGGCGCGGTTCGGCGGCAAATGGGGGCAGCGCTACCTCTACCAACTGCCCTGGTATCTGCTGATCGGCGCGCCGGGGGCCGGCAAGACGACGGCGCTGGCCAATTCCGGCCTGCGCTTCCCGCTCGCCGCCGAGATGGGGCATGCGGCGCTGCGCGATGTCGGTGGCACCCGCAATTGCGACTGGTGGTTCACCGACGAGGCGGTGCTGATCGACACCGCCGGGCGCTACGTCACCCAGGACAGCCAGCCGGCCGTCGACGGCAGGGTTTGGAAGAATTTCATCGCCCTGCTGAAGCGCCACCGCCCGCGCCAGCCGGTGAACGGCATCCTGCTGGCCGTCAGCCTCGCCGATCTCACGGTGTGGAGCGAGGCGGAGCGCCGGAGCCATGCCGAACAGCTGAAGCTGCGGCTGAAGGAGCTGCGCGGGCAGGTCGGGTCGCGCGTGCCGGTCTATGTGCTGTTGACCAAGGCCGACCTGATCGCCGGCTTCGCCGAATTCTTCGACGATCTCAGCCGCGAGGAACGCGAGCAGGTCTGGGGCGTCACCTTCCCGCTCGATGACGGCAAATCGGGGGACGACGCCCCGGTCCACCGCTTCGGCGCCGAGTTCGACGCGCTGACCGGGCGCATCGCCCGCCGGGTGCTCGACCGCGTCCATGGCGAATCCGACATCCAGCGCCGGTCGCTCGACACCCTGTTCCCGGCGCAGATGGCGGCGCTGAAGCCGGCCATCGCCGACCTGCTGGCGGTCATCTTCGAGCCCAACCGCTATGAGGAGCGCCCGCTGCTGCGCGGCGTCTACCTGACCAGCGGCACCCAGACCGGCGCGCCGGTGGACCGGCTGGCGGAGATGGTCGCCGGCTCCTTCGGGCTGGAGCGGCCGGTGCTGCCGGCGGCCAGCGGCGGGCGCAGCTATTTCCTGACCCGAACCCTGCGCGAGGTGGTGTTCGCCGAGGCCGGGCTGGTCGGCACCGACGGCGGGATGGAGCGCCGCCGTCGCCTGCTGCGCGGCGGGGCGATGGCGGCGATGCTGCTGGCCGGGCTGGCGGTCGCCGCCTTCTGGGCCAACAGCTTCACCGGCAACGCCGCCCTGGTCGCCGGGGTCGATGCCGCCGCCGCCAAGGCGCAGGCCGAGCTGGCGCCGCTCGCCACCGCGCCGCGCTCGCTGACCAGGGTGGACGACACCGATTTCGCCGCCATCGTGCCGCCGCTGAACACGCTGCGCGCCATCCCCGCCGGATGGACCGAGCCGCCACCGCCGGAGATGACCGGCGGCCTCTATCAGGGCGGCCGGCTGGGGCGGCAAGGGGCCGATATCTATGCCCGCGCGCTCGACACCGTGCTGCTGCCCCGCGTCTTCCTGCGGATGGAGGAGCAGCTTCGCCGCGAGCGCGCCCGGCCCGACTATCTGTTCCAGGCGCTGAAGGTCTATCTGATGCTGGCCGGCAAGGGGCCGCTCGACAAGGCGCTGGTGTCGGAGTGGATGGCGCTGGAATGGATGGCCTCGCTGCCCGGCCCGGCCTATGACGGGGTGCGGCGCGACCTGCGCGGCCATCTCGATACCCTGCTGGCCAATCCGCTGCCCGGCCTGCCGCTGGACGAGGCGCTGGTGGAGGAGGCGCGGCAGAGCCTGACCCGCTATCCGCTGGCCGAGCGCGGCTTCACCATCCTGCGCGACCGGCCGGAAATCCAGGATCTGGACGATTGGCGGCTGGTCGACAATGCCGGGCCGCTGGCCGGGCGGGTGCTGGTCCGCCCGTCGGGCAAGCCGCTGTCGGAGGGGGTGCCCGGCCTCTACAGCTATGACGGCTTCCACAAGGCGGTGCTGCCGGCACTGCCCAAGGTGGCCAAGGCGCTGGTGGACGAGAATTGGGTGCTGGGCCAGCCGAGCAGCGGCCCGCAGGCGCTCGCCAGCGCCCGGCAGCTCGAACGCGGCATCCTCGCCGTCTATCTCGACCGCTATGCCCGCCAATGGGACGAAATGCTGGGCGACGTGGTGATCGTGCCGCTGCGCAGCCTGTCCCAGGCCGCCGACGTGCTGAATACTTTGTCCGGCCCGCAATCGCCGCTGAAGCTGTGGCTGACCGCCATGGTGCGCCAGACCACGCTCGTCCCCGGCCCGACCGACAAGCCGGCCGACGGCAAGGGACCGGCTGCCGGGGGACCGGTTGCCGGAGGGCCGCTGGCCGGGGCGGCGCAGCAGGCGCAGGCGGCCGGGAAGGCGGTGGAGTCGACCGGCGCCAACGCCGCCTATCTGGCGCGGCTGGCCGGCGTGTCGCTGCAACCGGAGGGGCCGCCGCCGGGCCAGCCGATCAACGACCATTTCAAGGCGCTGCGCGCGCTGGTCCAGGGCGAGGGCGGCGCGCCGCCCAAGCTGGACGAGTCGCTGAAGCTGCTGGGCGACCTTTATCAGCAGATCGCGCGGGCGGCCAACGCGCCCGACCAGAACGGCGCCCTTCTGGCCGGGCTGGCCGGCACCGCCGGGGCCGGTGACGGCAAGGGGGCGGTGGCGGCGCAGCTGCGCACGCTCGCCCGCGACCTGCCCGATCCGGTCGGCGGCATGGTGGCCGGCGTGGCGCAGAATGCGGCGACGGTCAGCGCCGGCGGGGCCAGGGCACAGATCAACAAGGCGTGGCAATCCACCGTCCTGCCCTTCTGCCGGGCGGCGCTCGACAACCGCTTCCCGATGGTGGCGGGCAGTCCGGTGGATGTGACCGCGGCCGATTTCGCCAAGCTGTTCGCCCCGGGCGGCATGATCGACCAGTTCTTCAACACCAACCTGCGCCCCTTCGTCGACATGACGGTCAGCCCCTGGGCCTGGCAGAAGGTCGATCAGGTCGATCTCGGCATCCCGCCGGCGGTGCTCGACCAGTTCGAGCGGGCGGCCCGCATCCGCGACAGCCTGTTCCCGGCCGGGGCCGCCGCCGCCAAGGTGGTGTTCGAGATCACGCCGGTGGAGCTGGACGCCAAGGCGACCCAGGTGGCGATGGACATCGACGGCCAGACGCTGATCTACCAGCATGGGCCGCCCCGTCCGCAGGTGATGAAATGGCCGGGGGCGGAAGGCACCAGCAGCGTGCGGCTCGGCTTCGGCCCGCCGCTGCCGGGCGAGCCCGCCGGCCTGTCGCGCCAGGGACCATGGGCCTTGTTCCATTTCCTCGCCGACGGCAAGCTGGAGCCGACGCCGCAGCCCGACCGCTTCACCTTCGCGGTGACGGTCGGCACCCGCAAGGCGGTCTTCGCCCTGCGCGCCGACAGCGTGAACAACCCCTTCGGCAAGAATCTGCTCGAGAGCTTCCGATGCCCGACGGCGCTGTAG
- the icmH gene encoding type IVB secretion system protein IcmH/DotU yields the protein MSVRPPSDKNPFEEMDDIDATVMQPMAFQRPAAPSATPAGVVPPAFGQGAPPSATVPPAFAPPAFASALRPAAAPVGAAAPAPLSPGFRPLDDAALTALAAVSDNPLVIAAAPILAMVVRVRDLPQHRDVESLRERVIAEMQRFETATLRAGLSNTQIRNAGYALCATVDDVVLATPWGGQSLWAHKSMVSTIQTETWGGERFFDLLDQMADTPDRHLMELELFYLCLSLGFEGKYRVMPRGHSELAKLRDRLYRVIRKQRGEAERDLSPRWRGQADGFRPLAASVPLWLPAALVVVLLAALYAWFVYALADQSDAARRRLAALIPDKPVQIARIEPPATLPTPPPGSVVAGRTVVERVTLALAADIRAGLVEVSGGTDGRVLVRTRLNVFASGSDRIEPRYVELFRHVAEALRPEQGRISVIGNTDSVAIRSTRYRSNQELSEARAFRVQRLMTDILGKDAGRDGGSRLSAEGRGDGDPIAPNTTAEGRQANRRVDIVLVP from the coding sequence ATGAGCGTCCGGCCGCCGTCCGACAAGAATCCGTTCGAGGAGATGGACGACATCGACGCCACGGTGATGCAGCCGATGGCGTTCCAGCGTCCCGCGGCGCCGAGCGCGACCCCCGCCGGGGTCGTGCCGCCCGCCTTCGGGCAGGGCGCCCCCCCGTCCGCGACCGTGCCGCCCGCCTTCGCTCCGCCGGCCTTCGCATCCGCCCTCCGGCCCGCCGCCGCCCCGGTCGGCGCGGCCGCCCCCGCCCCGCTCTCCCCCGGCTTCCGGCCGCTGGACGACGCGGCGCTGACGGCGCTGGCCGCGGTCAGCGACAACCCGCTGGTCATCGCCGCCGCCCCCATCCTGGCGATGGTGGTGCGGGTGCGCGACCTGCCCCAGCACCGCGATGTCGAATCGCTGCGCGAACGGGTGATCGCCGAGATGCAGCGGTTCGAGACGGCGACGCTGCGCGCCGGCCTGTCCAACACCCAGATCCGCAACGCCGGCTATGCGCTCTGCGCCACGGTGGACGATGTGGTGCTGGCGACCCCCTGGGGCGGCCAGAGCCTGTGGGCGCACAAGAGCATGGTCTCCACCATCCAGACGGAGACCTGGGGCGGTGAGCGCTTCTTCGACCTGCTGGACCAGATGGCCGACACGCCCGACCGCCACCTGATGGAGCTGGAGCTGTTCTACCTCTGCCTCTCGCTGGGGTTCGAGGGCAAATACCGGGTCATGCCGCGCGGCCACAGCGAACTGGCCAAGCTGCGCGATCGTCTGTACCGCGTCATCCGCAAGCAGCGCGGCGAGGCGGAGCGCGACCTGTCACCCCGTTGGCGCGGCCAGGCCGACGGCTTTCGCCCGCTGGCCGCCTCGGTGCCGCTGTGGCTGCCGGCTGCCCTCGTCGTCGTCCTGCTGGCGGCGCTCTATGCCTGGTTCGTCTATGCCCTGGCCGACCAGTCCGACGCCGCCCGGCGGCGGCTTGCCGCGCTGATCCCGGACAAGCCGGTGCAGATCGCCCGGATAGAACCGCCGGCGACCCTGCCCACCCCGCCGCCGGGCAGCGTTGTGGCGGGCAGGACGGTGGTGGAGCGCGTCACCCTCGCGCTCGCCGCCGACATCCGGGCGGGGCTGGTGGAGGTGAGCGGCGGCACCGACGGACGCGTGCTGGTCCGCACCCGGCTGAACGTCTTCGCGTCGGGCAGCGACCGCATCGAGCCGCGCTATGTCGAGCTGTTCCGCCATGTCGCCGAGGCGCTGCGCCCGGAACAGGGCCGGATTTCGGTGATCGGCAACACCGACTCCGTCGCCATCCGCTCGACGCGCTACCGCTCCAACCAGGAGTTGTCGGAGGCGCGGGCGTTCCGGGTGCAGAGGCTGATGACCGACATCCTCGGCAAGGATGCGGGGAGGGATGGCGGAAGCCGGCTCAGCGCCGAAGGGCGCGGCGACGGCGACCCCATCGCCCCCAACACGACGGCGGAGGGCCGGCAGGCCAACCGGCGCGTCGACATCGTGCTGGTGCCCTGA